The DNA segment CCCCCCGCCGGCCCCCGCGCCGGCCCCCGCGCCGGCCCCCGCGCCGGCCCCCGCGCCGGCCAGGTGCTCCACGATCGCCCACGCCAGCGAGAGCCCGTCGAGCGTGGACGTCCCCCGCCCAACCTCGTCGAGCACCACCAGCGAGCGCGGCGTCGCGTGGTTCACGATCGACGCGGTCTCGATCATCTCGACCATGAACGTCGAGCGCCCGGCGTGCAGCGCGTCGTCGGCGCCGATCCGCGTGAAGATGCGGTCGACGATGCCGATCGTCGCGCGGTCCGCCGGCACGAACGACCCCGCGTGCGCCAGCAGGCACAGCAGCGCCGTCTGGCGGATGAACGTGCTCTTGCCCGCCATGTTGGGCCCGGTGATGAGCGCCAGCCGGGCCCGCGACTCGTCCGAAGCGTCGAGCCCGAGCTCCACGTCGTTGGGCACGAACGACGCGCCGAGCGATTCATCCAGCACCGGGTGACGCCCCGCGTGGATCCGCAGCACGGGCTCCTCGACCATCTCGGGACGCACCCACCCGCGGGCGCTCGCCTTGTCGGCGAAGGCGAGCAGCGCGTCGAGCTCGCCCAGACGCCGGCCGGCGAGGTCGATGTGCCCGAGCGCCCCGTGCGCCCGGGCGCACAGGTCGGCGAAGAGGTCGCGCTCGCGCTGCAGCGCGCTCGCCTCGGCGGTCGAGACCTTGCGCTCGAACTCGCGCAGCTCGGGCGTGGTGAAGCGCTCGGCGTTGCGGAGCGTCTGCGTGCGCGTCAGCCCGGCCGGGGCCTGGCGCGCCTGGGCGGTGGGCAGTTCGATGAAGTACCCGAACACGCGGTGGAACCCGACCTTGAGCCCGGGCAGGGCGTACTTGCCGGCGAGGTCGCCCTGGTACGCCGCCAGCCACGCCCCGGCGTCGCGCTGCAGCCCGCGGGCCTCGTCGAGCGCGGCGTCGACGCCGTCGCGGAACAGCCCGCCCTCGCGCAGGTGCGGGGGCGGGTCGTCGACGCACAGCCGCGCGATCTCCGAGGCGATCGGCCCCGTGTGCACGCCGGACCGCGCCAGGTCCGCGCGGATCTCGGCCAGGGGCTGGCACCCCTCCAGCAGCCCGGCGATCACCCCCGCGCGCTCGAGCGACCTCCCAAGCCCGACCAGATCGCGCGGCGAGAGGCGCGCCAGCGCGAGCCGTGCGCCCAGGCGCGGCACGTCCTGCACGCCGTCCAGCGCCGCCCCGACCCGCCCGGCCAGCGTGCGGTCCTGCGTCAGCACGCCCACCGCGTCGTGGCGGGCGCCGATCTCGCCGGGGTCGCGCAGCGGGCAGCAGAGCCAGCTCCGCAGCAGGCGCCGGCCCATAGACGTGCGCGCCGACCCGCGCTGCCCGGGCCCCAGGAAGATCGACAGCAGCGACCCGTCCGGACGCGGGTCGCGCAGCGTCCGCTCGACCTCCAGCGAGCGCAGCGACACGGCGTCGACCACGCAGAGCCGCGCGGGCGTCTCGCGTCGCGGCGGGCGCAGGTGCGCGAGCGTCGGACGCGCCACCGCCAGGTTCCCCAGGGCCCGCACGTCCTCCTCGCTGAGCGTCTGTGTCTCGCGCAGGTACCGCACGAGCACGCCCGCGGGGATCGCCTCGTCGGAGGCGTCCTCCAGCCCGAACCCCGCGAGGGTCGCGACGCGGTACTGCTCGAACAGGGCGTCCAGGGCCTCCTGGCGGCGGAAGTTCCACGCGGGGCGGGGCGTGCCGTGGATGCGCAGGGCCTCGAGCACGTGCGCGACGCGCGCGGGCGGCGCCCCTTCGCCGCTGTCGCAGTAGAGCACCTCGCGCACGCCGCGCCGGGCGAGCTCGTCCACCAGTTCGTGGGCGGGGGCGTGCAGCACGACGAACTCGCCGGTGGAGACGTCGACGACGCCCACCGCCGCGGGCGAATCGGCGCCCGGCGCGGTGAACGCCACCGCCGCGAGCGCCCCGGGCGCGTCCTGCTCGATCAGCGCGTCGTCCACGAGCGTGCCGGGCGTCAGCACGCGCGTGACGGCCCTGGGCACGACGCCCTTGGCCTGCGAGGCGTCGATCATCTGCTCGGCGACCGCGACGCGGAACCCCGCGCCGATCAGTTTGCGCAGGTAGGTCTCGAGCTGGTGGTGCGGGACGCCGGCCATCGGCACGCCCTCGCTGCGCTGCGTCAGCGTCAGGCCGATCGCCTTCGACACGTTCACCGCGTCGTCGTCGAACATCTCGTAGAAATCGCCGATGCGGAAGAGCAGCACGCACCCGGGGTGTCGCTTCTTGAAGCGGGTGTACTGCTGCATCGCCGGGGTGTCGCGCGACGTCGTCATGGCGAGGAAGCAGCGTACCGCCCGGGAGCCCCCGCACCAAGGCCCCGCACCCGACACCCCGTACGATTCGACTGATGGGGCACGAGTACCAGGATCGCGTGAGCCTCGAACTCGCCCGCATGATCGCGGCGGAGCTTCCCCAGCGCCCCGAGTGGATCGTGATGGCATTGGACAATCTCGATCGGTGGACCGCGCGGAACCACGACGCACCGGGCCTCCTCCGCTGCTATGCGGAGTGGCGCGCGATCCTGGGCCGCCCGGTCGAGGAGGTCTGCCGCGTCCTGACGGAGAAGAGCGACGAGGGCCAGCGCCTGCGCCAAAGTTCGCCCTTCGCGGGCGCGATCCCGTACGCGGTGGTGTGGGACGTCAAGCGGCGAGTGCGAGATGAACAGAACGCAGCTTGAGCACATCCTCAGGGCCGCCGCCGGCATCACCGGCGAGACGGAGTTCGTCGTCATCGGCTCGCAGGCCGTGCTTGGCCAGTTTGAATCGCCGCCCTCGGAACTCACGGATTCCATGGAGGCAGGTGTCTGTTCGAGCCGGACGAGCGTTGCAGCGGACCTGATCGACGGTTCGATCGGCGAGGGATCCCCGTTCCATCGGACCTTCGGATACCACGCGCACGGGGTCGGGCTCGAGGCGGCCACCTTGCCCGACGGCTGGCGGGCTCGCCTTGTACCCCTCCGCAGCGAGCGAACCGCCGGCGCAACGGGCTGGTGCCTCTGGGTGCACGACCTGGCGATCTCCAAGCTCGTCGCCGGGCGCGAGAAAGTCGTTGCCTACCTCGGCGCGATGCTCCGGCACGGACTCGTCGATGCCGGCACGCTCCGAGCACGACTCGCCGACACGCCGCTTGCCGATGCGCTCCGCTCGGCGGCGGCCGCCAGACTTGATCGCATCATCGGCACACTCCGGCCCGCTTAGCCCAGCCGCTCGATCTCCCGCTGCACGCAGCTCGTGATGCGCGGGCCGCTCGCCGGGTCGTTGAACACGTCGACCTCCAGGCGCACGCCGAAGTCGCTGAAGTACAGCCCGGGCTCGACGGTGAACCCGACGCCCGC comes from the Planctomycetota bacterium genome and includes:
- the mutS gene encoding DNA mismatch repair protein MutS; the encoded protein is MTTSRDTPAMQQYTRFKKRHPGCVLLFRIGDFYEMFDDDAVNVSKAIGLTLTQRSEGVPMAGVPHHQLETYLRKLIGAGFRVAVAEQMIDASQAKGVVPRAVTRVLTPGTLVDDALIEQDAPGALAAVAFTAPGADSPAAVGVVDVSTGEFVVLHAPAHELVDELARRGVREVLYCDSGEGAPPARVAHVLEALRIHGTPRPAWNFRRQEALDALFEQYRVATLAGFGLEDASDEAIPAGVLVRYLRETQTLSEEDVRALGNLAVARPTLAHLRPPRRETPARLCVVDAVSLRSLEVERTLRDPRPDGSLLSIFLGPGQRGSARTSMGRRLLRSWLCCPLRDPGEIGARHDAVGVLTQDRTLAGRVGAALDGVQDVPRLGARLALARLSPRDLVGLGRSLERAGVIAGLLEGCQPLAEIRADLARSGVHTGPIASEIARLCVDDPPPHLREGGLFRDGVDAALDEARGLQRDAGAWLAAYQGDLAGKYALPGLKVGFHRVFGYFIELPTAQARQAPAGLTRTQTLRNAERFTTPELREFERKVSTAEASALQRERDLFADLCARAHGALGHIDLAGRRLGELDALLAFADKASARGWVRPEMVEEPVLRIHAGRHPVLDESLGASFVPNDVELGLDASDESRARLALITGPNMAGKSTFIRQTALLCLLAHAGSFVPADRATIGIVDRIFTRIGADDALHAGRSTFMVEMIETASIVNHATPRSLVVLDEVGRGTSTLDGLSLAWAIVEHLAGAGAGAGAGAGAGAGAGGG
- a CDS encoding DUF6036 family nucleotidyltransferase, yielding MNRTQLEHILRAAAGITGETEFVVIGSQAVLGQFESPPSELTDSMEAGVCSSRTSVAADLIDGSIGEGSPFHRTFGYHAHGVGLEAATLPDGWRARLVPLRSERTAGATGWCLWVHDLAISKLVAGREKVVAYLGAMLRHGLVDAGTLRARLADTPLADALRSAAAARLDRIIGTLRPA